One Pyrus communis chromosome 13, drPyrComm1.1, whole genome shotgun sequence genomic window carries:
- the LOC137713981 gene encoding transcription termination factor MTEF18, mitochondrial-like, whose product MTHLQKLRLTSLLNWVSSNLFKNRVGSSPIPFHPIGYVCNAPIFRMYRTNGASEIEDSENSYKASSGKGKNAGRISCSIRKEAEDALLDYLHGTRGLQFTDAENMSKNSPLFLDKLLKQVDIEKEIPATKNNQKEIGRAIARFLRYHPINEFEPFFESLGLKPSEYSPLLPRSLTFLTDDKLLVHNYTVLCHYGIARSKIGKIYKESTEVFRYDFEVLTSKLKAYEELGLSQSSFVKFIVATPCLVIGDVNVEFVKVLEKLQSFGFETNWIEGNLSTDNSHNFRRMLEVLSLFSEMGCSNEQLGQLIGQHPDILFDGSGERTLSLIGFFLKFGSTKSHLCSIFLQFPQIPVVKFVSNLRQCILFLNEIDMKVADIGKFVHTHTLLLGSCSLKKTVSLLTNLSTGKKRLCIYIQENPQELKNWVLGKRVQPFPDSGDDLRSKTQKIKFLFDVGFVDNSDNIKEALKAFRGKGVELQEGFDCIVKAGLSLEDVCTMIKISPQILNQTKDIIEEKIDFLVNQLGYPISTLVTFPRYLSHKIERFQLRILMYNWLKDHGTVDPQLCLSTIVSCSDKSFMISYVNRHPSGPQVLEDLKNEIHSKN is encoded by the coding sequence ATGACCCATTTGCAGAAACTCAGATTAACATCTCTTCTCAACTGGGTTTCTTCGAATTTGTTCAAAAACCgtgttggatcatcaccaatcCCATTTCATCCGATTGGGTATGTCTGCAATGCCCCAATCTTTAGAATGTACCGAACCAATGGGGCTTCTGAAATTGAGGATTCTGAAAATTCGTATAAAGCTTCGAGTGGTAAGGGAAAAAATGCTGGACGAATTTCTTGTTCCATTCGCAAAGAAGCTGAAGATGCATTGTTGGATTATTTGCACGGTACTAGAGGGTTGCAGTTCACTGATGCAGAGAATATGAGTAAGAACTCGCCTCTGTTTCTGGACAAGCTGCTGAAACAGGTTGACATTGAAAAAGAAATTCCTGCCACAAAGAATAATCAGAAAGAAATTGGGCGAGCAATTGCGCGGTTCTTGCGTTACCACCCTATTAACGAATTTGAGCCTTTCTTTGAGAGCTTGGGTTTGAAGCCTTCTGAGTATTCTCCGCTTCTTCCACGCAGTTTGACGTTTTTGACCGATGATAAGTTATTGGTGCACAATTATACTGTACTATGTCATTATGGGATTGCGCGCAGTAAGATAGGAAAGATTTACAAGGAATCGACAGAAGTCTTTCGATATGATTTTGAGGTTTTAACATCGAAACTTAAAGCTTATGAAGAACTAGGTCTTAGCCAATCTAGTTTTGTTAAGTTTATAGTTGCTACTCCTTGTCTTGTAATTGGGGATGTAAATGTTGAATTTGTTAAGGTATTGGAAAAATTACAGAGTTTTGGATTTGAAACCAATTGGATTGAGGGGAATCTGTCTACTGATAATTCTCATAATTTTCGCCGGATGCTTGAAGTTCTAAGTTTGTTTAGTGAGATGGGTTGCAGCAACGAACAGTTGGGTCAATTGATTGGCCAGCACCCAGATATTTTGTTTGATGGTTCGGGTGAAAGGACGCTTTCACTAATTGGGTTCTTTCTGAAATTTGGATCCACAAAAAGCCACCTATGCTCAATATTTCTGCAATTTCCACAGATTCCAGTTGtgaaatttgtttcaaatttgaGACAATGCATTTTGTTCCTGAATGAAATTGACATGAAGGTTGCAGATATTGGGAAGTTTGTCCATACCCACACCCTGCTTCTTGGTTCTTGTTCTTTGAAAAAAACCGTCAGCTTACTCACTAACTTGAGCACCGGGAAGAAAAGATTATGTATATACATCCAGGAGAACCCACAAGAACTGAAGAATTGGGTTTTGGGTAAAAGAGTTCAGCCATTTCCAGACTCGGGAGATGACCTTAGATCAAAGACACAAAAGATTAAGTTTTTGTTTGATGTCGGATTTGTAGACAACTCAGACAATATCAAAGAAGCACTGAAAGCATTTCGAGGCAAGGGAGTGGAGCTTCAGGAAGGATTTGATTGTATTGTTAAAGCTGGTTTGAGTCTAGAGGATGTCTGTACAATGATTAAAATAAGCCCTCAAATTCTTAACCAGACAAAGGATATCATTGAAGAGAAGATCGATTTTCTTGTAAATCAGTTGGGTTACCCCATATCGACTTTGGTGACCTTCCCAAGATATCTTTCCCATAAGATCGAAAGGTTCCAGCTTAGAATACTGATGTACAATTGGCTCAAAGATCATGGAACAGTTGATCCTCAGCTTTGCTTGAGCACTATTGTTTCTTGCTCAGATAAAAGTTTTATGATTTCTTATGTAAATCGTCATCCTAGTGGTCCTCAAGTGTTGGAGGATTTGAAGAATGAAATTCATTCCAAGAATTAA
- the LOC137713914 gene encoding transcription termination factor MTEF18, mitochondrial-like, with product MTHLHKLRTASILKLVSSNFDKNHLRSTRTPIHPIGYFPIVQNPRFYTTKGDSVTQSCEKWDTTSTAIANGKSDAQISRAIRKEAETALFDYLYFTRYLQFADAENMSKNSPHFLRKLVKCAGNEKGFGGSIARFLRYHPINEFEPFFESLGLKPSEYGPLLPRNLMFLIDDGLLLHNYAVLCNYGVARNKIGKIYKEATEIFQYHVGVLRSKLQAYEELGLSQSDLIKLAVASPNLLSGVINATLFKVLEKLKSVGFETSWIIGNLSEENSYNWSRLLEALSFLSKMVCSDKQLGELIGQHPHILFEGSGEKMFSVIGFLLKFGSTKSQLCSIFLQFPRIPVVKFVSNLRQCILFLNEIDMKIVEIGKLIRSHPLLLGSCALKKTNTLLLHLKVGKKSLCRYIQENPQELKNWVLGKRLRPLENRRSMTEKTMFLLDIGFVENSNKMKVAQKAFQGNAWEFQERFDCIVEAGLDREAVCKMIKAYPLILSQSRAVIEMKLDFLVNHLRYPLSTVLTFPRFLTYGIKRVKHRVFMYNWLKDQGTADPRYALSTVVSCSDACFIRKYVNHHPNGLQVWEDLKNKIHLDQ from the coding sequence ATGACCCATTTGCACAAACTCAGAACGGCATCTATTCTCAAATTGgtttcttcaaattttgataAGAACCACCTTAGATCGACAAGAACCCCAATTCACCCAATTGGGTATTTCCCCATTGTCCAAAACCCTAGGTTTTACACAACTAAAGGGGATTCTGTGACTCAAAGTTGTGAAAAATGGGATACAACTTCGACTGCCATTGCTAATGGTAAAAGTGATGCTCAAATTTCTCGTGCCATTAGAAAAGAAGCGGAAACTGCATTATTCGATTATTTGTATTTTACTAGATACTTACAGTTTGCGGATGCAGAGAATATGAGTAAAAACTCCCCACATTTTCTCAGGAAGCTTGTAAAATGTGCTGGTAATGAAAAGGGATTTGGGGGTTCAATTGCTCGTTTCTTGCGTTACCACCCTATTAATGAATTCGAACCTTTCTTTGAGAGCTTAGGGTTGAAACCTTCCGAGTATGGTCCTCTTCTTCCTCGCAATTTGATGTTCTTGATCGACGATGGCTTGTTGCTTCATAATTATGCTGTTTTGTGTAATTATGGGGTTGCTCGTAATAAGATAGGAAAGATTTATAAGGAAGCTACTGAAATCTTTCAATACCATGTTGGGGTGTTACGATCAAAGCTTCAAGCTTATGAAGAACTAGGTCTCAGCCAGTCTGATTTGATTAAGCTTGCTGTTGCTAGTCCTAATCTTTTAAGTGGGGTCATCAATGCTACGTTGTTTAAGGTGTTGGAAAAACTGAAGTCTGTTGGATTCGAAACCAGTTGGATTATAGGGAACTTATCCGAAGAAAATTCTTATAATTGGAGCCGGTTGCTTGAAGCTCTAAGTTTTCTGAGTAAGATGGTTTGCAGCGACAAACAGTTGGGTGAATTAATTGGCCAACACCCACATATTTTATTCGAGGGCTCTGGGGAAAAGATGTTTTCAGTTATTGGGTTCTTACTGAAATTTGGATCCACAAAAAGCCAGCTATGCTCAATATTTCTGCAATTTCCACGGATTCCAGTTGtgaaatttgtttcaaatttgaGACAATGCATTTTGTTCCTGAATGAGATTGACATGAAGATTGTGGAGATTGGAAAGTTGATTCGTTCCCACCCCTTGCTACTGGGTTCATGTGCTTTGAAGAAAACTAACACCTTACTTCTTCACTTGAAAGTTGGAAAGAAGAGCCTGTGTAGATACATACAGGAGAACCCTCAAGAATTGAAGAATTGGGTTTTAGGTAAAAGACTTAGGCCATTAGAGAACCGTAGATCAATGACAGAGAAGACTATGTTCTTGTTAGACATAGGATTTGTAGAGAACTCAAACAAAATGAAAGTAGCTCAAAAGGCATTTCAAGGCAATGCATGGGAGTTTCAGGAAAGATTTGATTGTATTGTGGAAGCTGGTTTGGATCGCGAGGCTGTCTGCAAAATGATTAAAGCATACCCTCTAATTCTTAGCCAGTCAAGGGCTGTTATTGAAATGAAGCTTGATTTTCTTGTAAATCATTTGCGTTATCCGTTATCAACTGTGCTGACCTTCCCAAGATTTCTTACATATGGAATTAAAAGGGTCAAGCATAGGGTGTTTATGTACAATTGGCTCAAGGATCAAGGAACGGCAGATCCTAGGTATGCTTTGAGCACTGTTGTTTCTTGTTCAGATGCATGTTTTATAAGGAAGTATGTAAATCACCATCCTAATGGTCTTCAAGTGTGGgaggatttgaaaaataaaattcatttgGATCAATAA